The Engystomops pustulosus chromosome 7, aEngPut4.maternal, whole genome shotgun sequence DNA window AAATAAAGAGTGCGAAGGAGCCCCAGCAACAGAAGCGCAACAATTCCTTTGTCCGAAAATTGTTCACCTCACCCGTCACAAGCAAAAGGAGGAAAACATCGTAAGCACTCATTGCATCCCATTACATGATGTTTTTGGTATAAATTTGCGCATATATAGTTCTTGGCTTCAGTTGCCTAATATGCATATGCTGTCTTCAGATCACAATGACTCCGGTCTGTGGTGCAGTCTTCAGGGACAAGAGTGGGAAACACTCATACCAATTGCAGCATAAAAGGCcatatacatttacacatacatatCCTACACTTTAAGACCATGAATATAACAGTCATTTGCGATAACTTCTATTATTGTATGGGGTGGGGGAGATTGTTGGGAAAGGTATTTTGAAATTtactttattaaattttttttacttgggGTGCATGCAGATGGCCGATATGGGAGCTgtgatctggttgcatgatttgCAAGCAGATCATGGGCCCCCCATAAACTCCTATGGCTCCCGGTGACGGTGCGCTGAGCACTGTGTTTCACCGCATATCCACGGAGTTGGGTGGCTGCACTACAAAATATAGGACTCTccatatggagagaggaggggtcaaGAGCACTaacccctcccacctcctcctcccagccCTGTGCTCGCCAGGGTCCGGTCCGGGCAAACACACAGCTGTATTACAGTCTATATAGTGTGTGCCCATGGAGACTATGAGCTTACATCTAATCTCTGTGTGTGTTTACACATCTTTGAGCAGTCAGGATGAACCCATTCCCTTTCAGCTTTATGTTTAAAAAATTAATGCTCATTGCATGTTTCTGCCagggagagcagaaagggttaacactcactgtaaacaaacaggagaggaAGGAGAGCTGTGTCTTCAATCTGGTAGACAGAGGGAAACTTGGAGTACATTAGAAAATGGTTCATAACATCCCCCCCCATCCCCACTCACACACAATATCAAAAGTTATCTGAATTGCAATTACTTTTTCTGACTCCAATGGATTTTCATTTCCAAAATGTTGTTGCTTGTCTGCGCTGTATTAAAAGACTTTAATGTCAAAGTCGAGTCTGCAAgggatagttaaaaaaaaaaaataataataattattacaaACCAATTTCATGTGGGCGCACCTCTAGTCTGAATAGTCATGGCCTTTATTATTAAATGTCACTTCCATGAATGTTGATTCACAAGAATCAagagcagaaatgttctagttatccatgggaaccaatcagagctccgctttcattttccaacagccactctgagctctgattggtttccatgggcaaatcTATTGACTGTAAACTTTTTGCCTGTGCAGAGAAGATCATCATGTCTCGGAAAAAAGAAATATTGTGGAAGAGCAGGACACTTGGAGCGAGGAGGATAACCTATTTAATGAAAACAGTAAGAGATTCTTGTTTTGCttgaaaaaaattttataaacttttaaacatttagaaaaattggtcagaaaaaaaaatcatgagaTTAGGGGCCAATTCCTTATGTGAGGTCAGATAACAAACACGTTTTTAGcatgacaaaaaaacattttgttttataTTGTGAAGCAGGAAGTTTATTCCGCAGTATTTTTTTGCAGAATCTTCAAAATCTGCCAGCAATACAAGCATTTCCGGTAGAAGGAAGGTAAGTCTGCTGTATACAGAGCCATGATGTCTACAAAATGctactaataataaaaaaaattgtgaaggtATATGTTGCACATTAAAGTGAGGGAATTGCAGCTTAAttaaatgacacccttcttttcttacatccccataaatcagctTTATGTTATATACCTGGCATCAGATGGGCCTGTCCTTTTCAGCCAGCCCTTCCCATCTACTACTCCCATGTGTCGCGACTACTCTCAGCATTAAGCACTTAATTTCATCTGGTCAGGCTGATGTAACTTAAGAtgctttacccagttacatttgcaaagtCCTGTTCCTGATTTACAGGTCTTACTGCTAGGACATGGTGCTGTGTGGGACATTGAGAGCTCTGCCACATCATTGGGcattttatgtcatgtgaccagggtgatggcaTCTAAGGTACTCCACCCAGTAAGATTTGCAACCTCTACCCCATGTTTGTATCTGGTAACATGAactcacagcatgcctccatggacttctacccgATCCTCCACAGAGTcgtgctgtaatttcatgtgatcagatacatttgCATTGTGTACCCCATGTTTGTAAGTGGTTTAAAGTACCTTTTGATGCCatcatcatggtcacatgacatgcaatacccaatgatgtaacagacctCTCAATGTTCCActcagcagcatgtcctagcagtaagACCTGTAAATCGGGAACAAGGAGGCAGTGCAacgcaagtaaaatttaatatgcaggactcgctTAGGGAGGGTTTTTAAtcctagtttttaatgaagtatttattttggatgggttaatttaaatggcaaaatCTCTTTTAAAGGGCAATTTTTTACCTGTATTCATTCTAAGGAGTTGCAGGAATTGGCTATAAAGTCTACCTTCCTACAGTCAAACAAAGGGTACATTTAATCTCTCCCCTTTTATTACTTATTTGAACATTATACCATGTAATTCATTTGTATAATGTATGTGGAGGTTTTACATGGACCTGAAGCCTTAAAATGTTTTGCTCTAAAAATGTCTGGGATGCTTGCGAAGGCAGTAAAAATGAAACTCACTTGTTCTGACCCCCTGATCCATTGTTGAAGCTCCTGGTTTGCTGGTAACACTTGTGGCTGGACTGGAAGTATGGGAAGTCAATGACGGGCCTCAACGGTCTATCTTCTACGGCATTCAGACCCACTGAGGCCATTGATCTGCCGCAGCAGTTCTATAACTCAAAACACTGCTGGTCCAACCACAAGTGCAGGAACAGGGCAATGTTTTTTTCCTACTGATCAGAAGGATGGGTGTCCTTGGAGCAATCATCTAATGAAGCAGAAGGGGCAAAGCTTCTCCAAGTATTTTTCTAGAGTTTGCCACCACTATCTCCAGTAGTTGACCTCCCTCCACCTCATAAGTTTTACTTCACTTGTGTTCCTGGCTGAATATGGTCTACAAGGGTCTACGGTCTGTATGGTGCtgtgttttatttatatatttgtgtacAATTACAGAAATGGACAGAACAAGAAACAGAATGGATTAAGTTGGGTGTAGAAAAATATGGTGAAGGCAAATGGACTCAAATCCTGAAGTGCTATCCTTTCCAACAGCGCACAGCGCCAATGATAAAGGACAGGTGGAGGACTATGAAGAAGCTTTCCCTGGTGTGAAGGATGACCTCTGCATTGTAGAAAATATGTTTTAGAGCCATCTTGTGCTCTAAATGGGTGGCATCAGATCAGTCTACTGTGAATATCTTATTGTCTCTGAGAGACTGTCTCCTCATTGTGTGCTTGCCACGCTTCTGTATTACTCATGTGTCTCTACTTGGGCCTCCCACTAGCCCCTGGTCAGACGATGGATTGCTACTTTTTTGCAGCTAGGACAACACGGCTAACAGCCGCATAACtaattttttggttatttttaaataatttgccAAAATCTAGGTAACCATTATAGATTACATGGTTTGTTTCTAAGTTTCCTGAAATCTTTCCATATAAGCCAATGCAAAACAAGAAGCAGCTCATCTGGATTACATACCCAAAAGTAATTGTTTGTTTGTAGGTGATAAATTATTTGCTAATTATATTTCCTAATGTAACATTTGGTTGTTGatctgttctatttttttttttcatttttatttagttttttttttttttttatattcaagtATAAATCCCTTGTTTTACATTAGCTAAAGTAGATGCCTAAGCACATTAACAAAAGCTGCTCCATGTATTCCAGTGCTcacatttttgggatttttttaatgattttagtAACTTGCAGTTTTCACATAGTGACATAGGGTGACtgcaatgtatatatttttgtagtGATCCAGCAAACCCTGAATAGCACCACTTCTGTACAGACTGTCTGGTATAACAGTGCAATCGTATTGAGTAGATGGGGATGATCAGATCTACTAGGCACAACTGATGCACATAAGTAGTTCAGATTTAAAAAGGTTTATCTAACAGAatttagaaaaaacaaaaaacctataGTTGGCCGGGAGGgcgattggtaaaaaaaaaaaaaacatgtacttaccttggcGCTACCTCCTGGCGTCACACGCTGCCATCTctccggtccgtgccccatgtaaacaaacagggcacGGAAGCAGTGCGGCTTCCgtgccctgtttgtttacatggggcacagaccgGAGAGATGGCAGTGCGGGATATCAGGAGGGACCGCAAAGGTaagtatatttactttttttttttttaaccggccctcaatggattttttttttgctcttggacaacccttttaataaaaGGCAAATGTTATGTAATTTGCAAACCATTTAAAATATTACACTGTCCAGTTTCCTGATAATTTAAAAAACATCATTTATATTGTGtccaaataaaaaaactaaattatgaaaatgtttgtttatttttaagatTTCTCGCCACAGTTGTTACAAACATTTTTGCATACTTTACGGTTAGAACGCAAATGCTATGGTAGACTAACGCTACATTAACATGTCAAAAATATTTTTACTGTTGTGTTATTCAATAAACTaaaagtttattgttgaggaacTGCCAATTCCTGTTTCTTTTTAATTCACAAAAATGTAATGTGAACCTGTCAGGGTCATTtggaatacttaaaggggttgtccactttcagcaaatattttttatgatttgtgtaaggaaaagttctacaattttccaatatattttctgtatcaattcctcccggttttctagatctctgcttgctgtcctgctataaagcttctatttttacttccagtggatagaaacctgaCTATGTGATGTGATGAAGGTCCAGGAGCGGTTAtaatcacacagctcctattactctctatgataataaAGGTTTGTGCACATACATGTCCAtcgcatcacatggacagatttttatccactggaagtaaaaatagaatctTTATAGCAGGAccgcaatcagagatctagaaaactgtgaggaattgatacagatagtatattggaaacttgtataaactttgcttacacaaataatatcacatatttgctgaaagtggacaacccctttaactacccaCAGATCCTTATGGAGCATTCTCTCAGCACCAGTGATGACCCCTTACCAGTCTCCTTTTCATTTTTCATACGGACCAACAGGGTCATTTGAGAAACTGAAACACGGGTCATGAGGACATGTGGTTGGTTTAATGTCCCTGCTCTGAGAGGTTCCATTTAAACTGTGACTCTAAATGAAACTTTGGATGCAACTATAGACCGTAATCCAACCGAAGATCAATACAGAAAAGTTAAGCTGATGTGTCTTATGTGATACTTCGAAGCAAATCTTAAGACCAGCTCATTTCTAGGCTTGGATAGGTCTGGGAAGTCTTTCCTTATCATTACAGGGGCTGCCCTTATGTCTGTGGGCTGGACAGGTTAATTATTGCTGAGCTGTACCTGGCTCCGCACACAGATGCTGCCTTAGCCCGCTCACATCATGCTCTACCTTGCTGTtctcctggctgtagtatgcccATGCCTTCTACAGAAGACTGAACCATTGAGCAGTCACACATCTGAGCCCCTGTTCCGTGGAGCAGATCGCTATGACTTTGCCGTGGTTGTTGCCCCAGCGGGTACTGAATGCTTCTGGCACTTTGCACATCAAACTGGCTATTTCTATTTTGGCTATGAGGTAAGTGACATCTCTGTTGTTACATGTAAAGCATCCCAAAACCATTAATTGCCAATATATTATATGGAAGCACCCAATAATAATGCATTTTAATTCAATGTCCAATCTTCATTGGCACAAGTTAAAACCTCCTGCTGATGCAGGTACCTGTGCTGCCACATAAGTTGGTTTTGTCTATAATCCAATCCGTATGAATGACCATAAGGTAAAAAGGCTACATTTCAACTTACAGAACTTTTCTTTACATTGTTCCCTTGTGCTGATGCAATGTCTAAAACATCTGCTGCCAGCCAAAATGTTCTCAGCCGTGCCTTATCACTTATACCAAGGTGACCCTTTACTTTACTAGAGCACACAGCCCGTCATGTCCTAAATCTGAAGCCAAGAACACTGCCAGTAGTATTGAAATGTATACACATAAGCGTGGGTACACAGAGCACCAAGAACCATTGAGACTGCTGCCAGTCCTCATGCCATCAGGTACTGCCAGTATGTAGGCAACAAAGGGGCACACTATAGACCTTATATGTACAGTTTCTAAAACCGGTGTTCTCGCCCTATACAAATGAAGATTACCATCTACTGCTGTTTTCCCAAATTTCCCCTCGGGCTGGTAACTAAAAGCAGCTATGACATAGAAATGGCGGAACTGAATAGACAACTACATAAACAAAATGGTctttgtcttatttttggggaaacacatGATAAGTGTCTAATAATAATTTTTGCTCTTAAAGagacgctaggtcttatttttagtgGATGTCTTAATTTCCCATGAACAATAATTCATTTATTATTGATTTTCACAaacaaaatcaacatttattaatacaggcagtccccgggttacgtacaagatagggtcctgaggtttgttcttaagttgaatttgtatgcaagtcgaaactgtatattttataattgtagctccagacaaaattttattttgccccagtgacaattggagtttaaacattttttgctttaatgggaccaaggattatcaataaagcttcattacagacactttacagccgatcattgcagtctgggactaaagtaaagcatccagagagcttcaccagagttcagaggggtctgcctgtaactatgggttgtctgtaagtagggtgtccttaagtaggggactgcctgtatactgtagtGATGTCGGTGTAACCAGCCAAACTCTAAATTCCACGTACAACAACCTATGGTACATTTAATGATCCCCGTACTTAAAAACAGATAgctaaattttttatttaaaaacggTCATGTCAACAACTTCTCCaactctccaaaccctgaattTCATGTTGAATTTATTGTGACTCCATctttattagaatcattggccccaattttTCATGTATAGCAATGGTGCATTTCTTGAATGAGCACTTCTTGTCCCGGTAGCTGCTTCTagttatcccatgaattcttcccccatgtcacaacctcctgCAGTATCTAATCACTCAACTAATACTACTGCAGTGATTCTCAACCTTTCttatgctgtgaccccgcaatacagttcctcatgttgcggtgaccccaaaccatgtacaagaatattgtatttgtgccaaaaatgctataaaatcgtggctccgttGGCTTTAGttgacccctgtgttttgattgTTCGACccccaggttgagaaccactgtactACTGTATAGTGTGGGGTTAGTTATAGAAATGACTGCCgctaggggaggccttatatttctaagcttgaaaaaattGCAATAGGTCTTATTTTCGAGGAATGTCTTAGCAAAAGCAGCTGTTAGGCAAGCAGAATGATAATGAAACCAcctagaaatttttttttgtgctatatATGGTAATTGTTTTTAAATACTTTGCAACCAGGTTCAATGGACTTCTGGAATCATGCAGGACAGAAAGGTGTCTGCCTCAGCCCACACTCCACAGGGTTTTCTTATTGAATCCTCCAAGGATGTTCGTGGACAAATCAACTTTGAGACCAAGGAAACTGGTAAAATGATGCTTAACACCTTCCCGTCACGCCCCTTTTcgaattttttatcttttttttggatGAAGGGATACATAATGTGCATTTGTTTTGTGCCAGGGACAATTGTGACTTTTCGTGTCATCTGTATAACACAGCAAATACCCACTGCAGTTCCTGCACCCATTCAGTATACTCTAAGCTTTTGTTGTCATAGCTGACTTGCATCTTTGTGCAGTCTGCTTTTCATGGAGGGTAATAATCTATAGTCTATGGGGCAAatatatcagggcttgtacgccatTTTGTGGTATGCAATCACTACCGAACTGCCTGTAATTGCTGTTATTTCCCCCTTTAAGCCTCCTTCGCACCAAGTAGCCAAAACTGTGCAGGCTGGAGCCTAAGACTTCTGATTTTTCTAGTGGCACCGGATGGATGAGGACTAAATTGTACATTGGTGGATGAATACCTGGAGGGCCAGCTCCCAGTTAGGTTTTGGTTTCTGCTTAAAAACGGATGAATAGCGGATGTATTTACACATTAAACTCAAGGGACTTGCAGTAGTTAGTAGTTTTTACATCTTCCGTTAGACCTTCCGTTGTTTGAGCAGATAGtaggaatataaaaataaatggatggctataaaataatataaaaacagaAACTGACAGTAAAGGAAAGGTATGCATTATTATACAGCGGCTTGGTGGGTACCAttactgccttgcagcgctggggtcccactcaggtcaacgtctataaagagtttgtatgttctctccgtgtttgcgtgggtttcctcccacactcctaaagatactggtaggttgattagattgtgagccccatggggacagggactgatctggcaaactctgtgcagcgctgcgtaatctgtgtgcgctatttaaataaTCGTTATTATTAAGGTAACCGTCAAAATGAAAGATACTTTGCTATAAATGTATCCATCAAGACATCTGTTTATGTTCAAtcaattttattaaagttttcaaGTTACGAAACAAGTTTAACAGGAAGGAAACCAAAATCCTTTTGGAAACGCACAAATATACTCATTAGGATATACAGGATATGGGGAACATAAGGGATTCCGCACAGGATAATATATTGGCATATTTAGAAGAATGTGGCTATGTGGATGAAAGGGACCAGATGGATAAAGCACAATGAGGCCAAGGCTCTGGGAACTGATGGTTGTGGTACCCACAAGCATGGAGGGGAGCCATCCAGACATCTGTTTAAAGGGAACActtcaccactattttcacaaatacaggtagtggcaggttcctatagagctctagtaactatctgacaccctgcttttagataaaaattatgcccctgagattcccatatattgaactttatagttttacctggtatctaagcatggctacagccagTCCAGGTTGGTGTGGCCTCCTCATGCTGAATACAGCAGCTTCTCACCTTgctatctctgtatgcagctgttatgtcatgtgaccagggtgacatcatcgcaggtcctatagcttttgtagcattaggaactgtacacaaaGCATATattgcatgaaatcacagcatattgtatcacatgaaatcacagcagcctggatggagaggagtagatgtccatggaagctgctgtgattctTTTatttggtcagatatgtacatggggtatagttttcatattcagtagcttaaggacctttgatgatgtcaccctgatcCCATGACATAAGACCACGCCCCCTGGACGCGCTCCAAAgttgcatagataccaggcaagattataactctgatcttatggggatctgagggaaactacttttagctacaagcagggtgtcagatagttactagagctctataggaacctgccactacctgtatttgtgaaaatagtggttaAGTTACAATCcgcttaaaaattaaaaaaaaaaaaaaaaacactacaataCTGAAGCCAAAAACCAGATGGGAAGTGGCCCTTATAAGTGTCCATTCCAGGCATTAACGCCTCatgagccacatttatcaagctgtcaaaGCCACTAATGATAAATATGACGTACAAAAGACATCTAAAGAGCTCCTAAGGCACTCCAAAAACTGGAGTAAGATCCTTCTTGAGTTTTCAAAAGGCTCAATGGCCAAGATTCAATAACTTGTCGGTGCAAGAATTTCTGCCTGAAATCCAGTGCTCTACGTTtatggttttagaccattttcaggGCCATTGTCTGAAAAGGGGCAAGGCTTAACCCGGGTGGCATTAAATTgtctgtgcaccagaaaattcaatccAAAGCCGCGTTTACTTAAACTCATGTAAATAATGCAAAACACCTGGTGTTTATTCCAGAACACATGCGGTTGAGTGAAAATGCTTATGCAGTTTTTATGCATCTCcctcttattattatttttttcataggCTTTTATCAGCTCTGTATAAATAACTGGCAGAATAACTTTGGATCAGTCCAAGTGTACCTGAACTTTGGGGTTTTCTATGATGGACAAGGATCTGAGCATCCCCAGGATCACAAGCAGAAGTTAAATGACACCCTGACAACTATTGAGGTGAGTCTTGCAGCTAGTGCTATCAGTGCAGATGATTGAAGGACACTAGAACTTAGCTATGTCGGGGCACTGTGGTCAATATACAGTGTGTAGGTGTTCTCTCTTAAAAGCCTGCTTGGAGGGCCTAGCCCTAGAGCAAAACTTAGGCCATCATATGTAGAAACCAAGGATACATGGTGGGTGTTGTGATATCTATCCCTTAGGAATATAATATTTAACTTTATGCTCttctattttttttcccccctccagGAAAGTGCTCATATTGTACAAGGTCGTGTTCTTCATATGTGGAGATATTATAACTTTGCTCGGATGAGGAAAGGGTCCGATTACTACAGGTTGATGTCCAACTATCACTATGTGAACTGGTGGTCAGCTGGTACAAGTGTCCTTATTGTGATCTCAGGAGTCCTGCAGCTCTATTTCCTAAAACGTCTTTTTAATGTGAAGCCAACAACGGAGACCCATAAACCACGCTGCTGAGATTTATTGCATCCGATTGTGTACTCCTACCTGAACATTCACACATTCATAGTTGGGACCAAGACTCTCAGCTCACTTATCATTGAATACCATTTATATTCATGTTGTAGGTATTGCCACCTGTtccttatacatttaaaaaaaaatctgcctgtTTTAAGAATTCTTTGTGTTGACTCTAGAATGAAATCTTACAGCACTTCCTATTGTTTGTGTGCAACTGAGCTTACACTTCTATGTATTAAAACAGTAGGATAAAATATTCTGCAGCAGTGTACAAGCTATGCTTGTTTAAGGGGCATTCTATCTCCAGGGTATATCTGTTGACAGTTGGAAATTTCTGTCTATTTAGTataatttttggactataagatgcattTTACCACAAGACTCACCCCAgatttggatttaaaaaaaaaaaaaacaccaattaaAAATTCTCTGGTGGTCAGTCACACATCTCTGCTACACAAACATGTGCGCACACACAGCTATGCTACATTAATGCACATAAAGCTGTTACATGCACGACACACATTTCAACACTGTAATCGCTTCAACCTGCTTGCTATCCACCATATTTACTAAATCCTATCAGCTCCTCATACTGTCAGCTATCAATCACTTATAAGTACTAAGCCTCAGTCATCTCTCCCCTTACATCTCCTATGGCTCCTCACGTGCTCCATGTAGCTACAGGGCACAGCCAGCTCATCCAATGTATTCACAGGCTCTGCTCCGGGTCATGTAACCTGAGAGTCACATGACCTAACAATGTCATGTAAGGTCTATGAATGCTACAGTTGGGTTGGCTGGGAGAATAGGCTCTTTGAGACTGAGGGAAGCAGTCTGTGATGCCATGtctgcatgtcctattttctagcTCAACACTCCACAAACTTGATATAGTTGTGAAATATACCAAAAGCAATGTTCTAGTAGACCAGGATTCAGACTGCCATTTTTTCACTGACCCCATTTTggttatggacacatacagattggttttctcttcctggttttacagttttttttttttccccttatccCTTAGTGAaccatttttaatgttttaattgatCAGTGGTCTAATGAGGGccggcctttttttttttctttggggtcactgacaacattggaccagtggaaaaaaaaaacctgaattgTGAAAACGCACATTgaaaaagaatgggtcagtaaggtaTCAGGGAAAAATGATTGAAGCCAGGAAGGGAAAACCTATCTGTGTCCATAACCAAAATGAgatcagtgacaaatcactgcCCTAAGATATGGGCACATGAAGTGATACTCTAAATGTGACTCATCTCAGCATTTCTATTTTAGGTAAAAGGGCAAGatttaaacaaaaacaaaaaaagaattctAGAAAAGATCCCCTATTTGAGGGGAATGGTAGTTTTTATAGCTGGTGACAGTGTCCGTTTTACAGTttgtgggtgcagctctggaacATAATACAGGTTCATACAAGATCAGAAATGCAAtagatttacactttttttttctagctttctTATATAAAACTGTAGAATGATAAATATACTCTTTAGGTATGGTATACAATCATAGCATGCTGCAGTACTTAATAAAAGGAAGGTAGAAAATTCACTTGCTGTTTCGTCTTGTTTCTGACTCTAAAACTTCATGACATATGTTCCAGCCAGTGTGACCTAGGACATGAACCCTGCAGCTACTGTGTACAGCACAATGATATGCCAGGCCCAACTGACTGCTTCAGAGCTTAAGGGCAGACTCACTCTGCCATTGTTGGGCCAGAGTAATGTGGCATGGACTGACATCACTGCTGGGGACGCAACTCCGTACATGATAGCGGTCTACAATGTAAGGAGTTCTGACTTACACTGCCTGCGCTGCTGTTTAGTAAAAGGCTGCATTCACGCGAACATGTACCCGCCTGGATACGTCGAGTGCGTTGGAGAGGACGAGTGGTGAGCActattcacccctcccctctccacagaaaaCAGCCACAAAgccgttcttacggccaaagatacCGTTCCCAGGCACCAGAGACTACTTATGGGGGATGTacatctggccgcaaatttgcggctgtatatatacatcccttatacattcgtgtgaatgcagcctaaacatGACTAAAGTTTGTGCTGCCGGTCCATG harbors:
- the TMED6 gene encoding transmembrane emp24 domain-containing protein 6, yielding MLYLAVLLAVVCPCLLQKTEPLSSHTSEPLFRGADRYDFAVVVAPAGTECFWHFAHQTGYFYFGYEVQWTSGIMQDRKVSASAHTPQGFLIESSKDVRGQINFETKETGFYQLCINNWQNNFGSVQVYLNFGVFYDGQGSEHPQDHKQKLNDTLTTIEESAHIVQGRVLHMWRYYNFARMRKGSDYYRLMSNYHYVNWWSAGTSVLIVISGVLQLYFLKRLFNVKPTTETHKPRC